The Theileria equi strain WA chromosome 2 map unlocalized gcontig_1105316255037, whole genome shotgun sequence genomic sequence AACATTCATAATGCTACTTTCTAATCTCCCACCTTTCATACATTCAAATTATGTCATAGTAGTTCCCTTACTCAGcattctctccattcattcatcctccctcacaagactagctcactgtcagagagactatccacagaacaagatgaataactatcaacacagtcttcagtagtacaggATGTAGGTGAGAAGTATTCTGAGAACCCCAATAGCACAAGTACAAACCCATTTCATTCTCTGCACAAGTTAATCTAGCAATTGCAACCACAAACGTAGTTGCTCTTGCTTATCCTCAACAAAATACCATTCATAAAACTTACCACTAGTGCCTTTATTGGATACCCATACTTGAGAATATACAGATACTTTGAAAGCTCTGTTGAAAACCTTGGCATAAGACTACTATTGATGCCATAGACAAAAAACATTTCTCCGACATCGACAAGGTTAAAATAGGTATACTCGTGCAATACATACAAAAGTTCCTTCTCAAGGCACTTTATGAATGCAGACGATCCAAAATCCCAATCtgataaaactcttgaCTGGATTGAAGCTGAAATGCTACTAGAATAGTCTACTCTGGTAGTAAAAGCATCACTTCTTCTGTCCAAGAGcattttgcgataatatCTCGGTAACCTTTTTCCCTTTACTCCGAGACTTTTATTTCCGCCCTTAAACTCTCTATAGTATGAGCCATTCTTTACCCATTCCATGCTCGATGGTTTTGTCTTTATAAACGGCAATTTTGTCATGTACCTAAAACTCATTCTTTGACAGTATAACCGTACCTGCAAAAATTACCAATCTGATTCTCGGTATAGAGATTAAAATTCTTGGAAATCCGGTTACTGTAGTAGACAGCAAATCGTTTGTCAAAAATTCCCAGTCTGTCGTAGAGCAACAGGAGCTCATCCAGGAGCCCCTCTGTGATCTCTACATTCTCTTGGACAATATCATCAATTGTCCTGTGATACATTTCATTAAACCCCTCGGATTTTTGACCGTAGCCAACACAAAGTCGCAtgtaggaactaataacGTGAGGGGCAGTTTCCGAGCTAATGACGAATCCTGACCTATTCAACTGTGAGAACAGTCTCTCACAAATTCTCCAAGAGCTTATCTTTATGTTTCCATAGTTGTCATTCGCTGCAGACTCGGTAACTAGTCCATCAGTCCTTTCCTCATCCGCTAGATAAATCCGCGTATTGGTGACTTGAGAATATGAAACGAGGAACTTGAATAGAGACTCCGCACTCATGTAATTTGCCAGAGAGTCAATGCGCTGTAAAAGGTCTATGCAGAGCTTTCGCTGCGACCTTGTCAGGGGAGTGTAGGCAATCTGCTGGAGATTTACGCCAATTTCCAGCAGTATTGGCTCGAGTTGAGCCTTTATGGCGTCTATTCCATCATGTTTTATCACAGAACCTGCGTTAAAGTCATTTAAATCCGCAAAATTTACGACAAACCTGAAATTGGCGTCAAAGACGAATGTGTGTCGGCAATTTTTGAGATAATCTCTTCACAAGACCTGAATGACTGCGCAAGAAGCCCAGAAGCTGAAATCTTTTGGCTTCCAGTGCCTTTCCATTTGCGATACGAGCTCCTACTTGCGTGTTCCCAGGGAGGAATCTGCCTCTGGCGCGCCAGACGCATTAATGAGACGCAAAGTCCTCTCTTTGGCTGCTTTGAGCCTCTAGTGTCGATTAGAAGCGATTACTGTAAACCTCAAATGTATAGTGAATGGGTAGTGGGATGTTGCAACAAGGACACATTATTGTGGATCTAACCAGATCCATTACAGGGAGTTGCTACCCCTCAAAGTCTAGCTCTAGTGCgatttttgatgattctcTTGCCATAGTCGTGAAGTAGCTGCTTATGGCTCTTTTTTCCAAGTCCCAGTGGCATGACAACAGAGCCAACTTTGACCGATACCTGCAAGAAAAATGAGGAAATGGAAGCAGACAAACCTTTGGCTCAGTAAGCTTTTCGTGCATGTTCATTGTGTTCCACTCAGGACCCAGCGGAATCTCCATCTTGCTATTATACTCGTGGCGATTATTGAATGGGTGAGGGAGCTAAATTTGGATGAAAGTCTACAGGCATTGGTGCATAAACTTACATTGTGAATAAAGTACTTGGCAACTTTGGGGTCCTTTTTCTTGGTCACCTTGACTAGactctttttcttttcctttttttcttcttcaactttcttctttttatcaataCCAAAGCCGGTCCATGATCCCCAACCGGACATTTTAGATGTTCcagtctcttccttttcatcgTCTGAGGAGTCTTGTAGATAGTTATCCTCATCGGGTCTAGTCACAAAGAGCTCCTTGACCAGCTTTTCGTTTGCGGTACCCTCTTGCGGTACCTCTAGTGTGCTGATCAAATTATCCAAACTAGTATCTTCTGCAAGATAATTCGCTAGACTTTTACCCGTGTCCTTTGGAAGACTTGTATAGTTCCCCTTTTCAGGTACATGTTCTGCATTTTTAGTTACAATTTTCTCCTTCTTGGGAGACTCTACATTCTCCACTCTAGTATCATCACTAGAGGGTATGATCGTGGAACCATATGCCACGGATGCTACATTTGTTACAAGCTGTACATCGCCCGCGGACTCGAAATCGTCGTCACCAAACTGATCATCAATTTCTTTCATCGCTTGCTCTAATTCCTCCTTCCTGCAAAATTTTGGGAATATTCACGTAAAACTTACGAGACTTGAGGAAGCTCCTCCTTTGGCTTCTTGTCAATTTTGATCAATTTCTGGATTCTCTTGTTTCCGTATtcatttccttcttgaTCAAAGTCAACGTTAAAGTCGTAGGTAGCGCCTCCATCTTCGCTagattcatcattttcctcttcttcctcagcCTCTTTTACACCATTTGCCATTGCCTCTCTCTGAGTTTCTATTGCGTCGCGCATAAATCGAAGGTTGAACAACCCCTTCTTTGGTATCGGTACTGCATATTGTTACATTTACGCAATGTAAACTCACCAGTTGGATCTGCAATTACCTCAAGCTTGCTGTAAGGTGATGATGgatcctcttcttcctcctcctcgtcatcttcttcgtcttcatcatcctctggtTCTGCTGGGCCAGTGGCAGATTTTATTACGGCTTCTTCATTTCGCAAATTCTGATGTTGAGTGGAAATTTCCTTAATAAGATCCTTTCCACCGTATCGAAGGGCAAGTTTTGCCCATTTAGACTGTGcttccttcttcctcaatACCCTCCTTTCGGCACgtttcttttcaaaact encodes the following:
- a CDS encoding conserved hypothetical protein (encoded by transcript BEWA_038630A) → MSAESLFKFLVSYSQVTNTRIYLADEERTDGLVTESAANDNYGNIKISSWRICERLFSQLNRSGFVISSETAPHVISSYMRLCVGYGQKSEGFNEMYHRTIDDIVQENVEITEGLLDELLLLYDRLGIFDKRFAVYYSNRISKNFNLYTENQIGNFCRYMTKLPFIKTKPSSMEWVKNGSYYREFKGGNKSLGVKGKRLPRYYRKMLLDRRSDAFTTRVDYSSSISASIQSRVLSDWDFGSSAFIKCLEKELLYVLHEYTYFNLVDVGEMFFVYGINSSLMPRFSTELSKYLYILKYGYPIKALVVSFMNGILLRISKSNYVCGCNC
- a CDS encoding conserved hypothetical protein (encoded by transcript BEWA_038640A), translated to MRKAKKRAGVRPKRRTVKDDYDEEIPEDEDIGDLLPKKPKQSRDAKKDREGGELWKYIYENGPIEDDEEIESADEAPEAEKEADLDRFQEKDVEDFCDRLEDDGNMLSSILDPNQVEDIEPSFQWITKATEPDDSYSKLVNKFKQIEEDVPELLKSESQTKTNRIERTLHYESAKKVVTSKWAPIVADLNRPDRKIRYGEDLDNTDPSCNVLSATFQPETDFEHELSAAVEGDNKQMEEHTGENLIEGKALARAILAREQKKNKRINRIKSKRWHKRQKQRDLQVAAKLLSKIDDPELASDIRNSFEKKRAERRVLRKKEAQSKWAKLALRYGGKDLIKEISTQHQNLRNEEAVIKSATGPAEPEDDEDEEDDEEEEEEDPSSPYSKLEVIADPTVPIPKKGLFNLRFMRDAIETQREAMANGVKEAEEEEENDESSEDGGATYDFNVDFDQEGNEYGNKRIQKLIKIDKKPKEELPQVSKEELEQAMKEIDDQFGDDDFESAGDVQLVTNVASVAYGSTIIPSSDDTRVENVESPKKEKIVTKNAEHVPEKGNYTSLPKDTGKSLANYLAEDTSLDNLISTLEVPQEGTANEKLVKELFVTRPDEDNYLQDSSDDEKEETGTSKMSGWGSWTGFGIDKKKKVEEEKKEKKKSLVKVTKKKDPKVAKYFIHNLPHPFNNRHEYNSKMEIPLGPEWNTMNMHEKLTEPKVSVKVGSVVMPLGLGKKSHKQLLHDYGKRIIKNRTRARL